A stretch of the Leptospirillum ferriphilum genome encodes the following:
- the ribH gene encoding 6,7-dimethyl-8-ribityllumazine synthase: MEIQTIPLPTPPLVWRVLVIQSEFNSLVTDRLLSGCLDAFRDSPLLPEKVDVLRVPGAMEIPSTLSLFLPGDEYDAAVVLGCVIRGDTGHYEAVVDGVTSGVIRQSQIHGKPVIFGVLTVDSLQQALDRVGGKAGDKGREAGEAAYRMAQLFLSRKKKGTA; this comes from the coding sequence GTGGAGATCCAAACCATCCCGTTACCCACACCCCCTCTGGTCTGGCGCGTTCTGGTCATCCAGAGCGAATTCAACAGCCTTGTGACCGACCGACTGTTGTCCGGATGTCTCGATGCCTTCCGGGATTCTCCGCTTCTTCCCGAAAAAGTCGATGTCCTGCGGGTTCCCGGTGCCATGGAGATTCCCTCGACTCTCTCGCTCTTTCTTCCCGGAGACGAATACGATGCGGCCGTGGTGCTCGGTTGCGTGATCCGGGGAGACACGGGCCACTACGAGGCCGTCGTCGACGGTGTGACCTCCGGCGTCATCCGCCAGAGCCAGATCCATGGAAAACCGGTGATTTTTGGCGTTCTGACGGTCGACTCCCTTCAACAGGCACTTGACCGGGTCGGTGGAAAAGCCGGGGACAAGGGCCGGGAAGCGGGAGAGGCCGCCTACCGGATGGCCCAGTTGTTTCTGTCCAGAAAGAAGAAAGGAACCGCGTGA
- a CDS encoding isoaspartyl peptidase/L-asparaginase has translation MTTTPLLLLHTGFGSRLDHHLESFLKTVLQQGRRRLEQGESALGVTWSVVGLLEESGFFNAGRGAIPQEDGVVRRDIGTMDGNTLGYLGIPGLTTISCPSRILPPLFGKTQHILLAGDAASRWLVEEGLSDIPGPPPFGEKSLKTWQEQDDRGGHGTVGAVARDRNGHLAATTSTGGAGRMRAGRIGDSSIPGAGTYADDRLGAVSMTGLGEVILQNVAGFRFLWAVSKAPDRSRAAEAIREILADIAEGPASRTDGRIGGILISARHGPFVFHHPGVLLAGAWRDGEKDVALKDGWNGGEDPCLPFL, from the coding sequence TTGACCACCACTCCTCTGCTCCTGCTCCATACGGGGTTCGGATCCCGTCTCGACCATCATCTCGAATCCTTCCTGAAGACCGTTCTCCAGCAGGGCCGCCGGCGTCTTGAGCAGGGCGAGTCCGCCCTCGGGGTCACATGGTCTGTCGTGGGTCTCCTGGAGGAGTCCGGCTTCTTCAACGCCGGGCGCGGTGCCATTCCCCAGGAGGACGGTGTCGTCAGGCGGGATATCGGGACCATGGACGGGAACACACTCGGATACCTTGGAATCCCGGGCCTTACGACGATTTCCTGTCCCAGCCGGATTCTTCCTCCTTTATTCGGGAAGACTCAGCATATTCTCCTGGCCGGCGATGCCGCTTCCCGATGGCTCGTGGAAGAAGGTCTCTCCGACATTCCCGGACCTCCCCCCTTTGGAGAGAAGAGTCTGAAGACCTGGCAGGAACAGGATGACCGGGGGGGGCACGGAACGGTGGGGGCGGTGGCACGCGACCGGAACGGCCATCTGGCAGCGACGACATCCACCGGTGGAGCAGGCCGGATGCGGGCCGGACGGATTGGGGACAGCTCCATCCCCGGAGCCGGGACCTATGCCGACGATCGTCTGGGAGCCGTCTCCATGACAGGGCTTGGCGAGGTCATTCTGCAAAACGTTGCGGGGTTCCGGTTTCTCTGGGCCGTCTCAAAAGCGCCGGACCGGAGTCGGGCGGCGGAGGCGATCCGGGAGATTCTCGCGGACATCGCAGAAGGCCCTGCCTCCCGGACAGACGGCCGGATCGGGGGAATCCTGATTTCCGCCCGGCATGGACCGTTTGTCTTTCATCATCCCGGAGTCCTTCTTGCAGGGGCCTGGCGGGACGGGGAGAAGGATGTCGCCCTGAAAGACGGATGGAACGGGGGAGAGGATCCCTGCCTTCCATTCCTCTAG
- the purS gene encoding phosphoribosylformylglycinamidine synthase subunit PurS: MNRSSEQQTHMVKATILIRVREGILDPQGQAVLQVLHDMGENEVQDVRIGKIVEILLPESVASSGKIDTWCAGFLANPLVESFEIRSIEPVLRSSVGA, from the coding sequence ATGAACCGGAGTTCTGAACAGCAAACGCATATGGTCAAGGCCACGATCCTGATCCGGGTCCGGGAAGGGATCCTCGATCCCCAGGGGCAGGCGGTTCTCCAGGTTCTCCATGATATGGGGGAAAACGAGGTCCAGGACGTCCGGATCGGAAAGATCGTCGAGATTCTCCTGCCGGAATCCGTGGCCTCTTCCGGTAAGATCGATACCTGGTGCGCCGGATTTCTGGCGAATCCTCTCGTGGAATCCTTCGAGATTCGCTCGATCGAACCCGTTTTGCGATCATCCGTGGGTGCCTGA
- the purB gene encoding adenylosuccinate lyase: protein MIERYTRKDMGALFETEHRLRIWLEVEKAATRALMEKGAVDPEAAGLFLESSPEIRVQRMEEIERETRHDVIAFLTMISEQIPAPARAILHFGMTSQDLVDTAQSLFLLEAIDLLQREMDRFSGILREQALRHRGTLTVGRSHGVHGEPIVFGVKFLSWYSEFGRHKERLRHARETMRVGKMSGAMGTAVHIDPLTEEAILFSLGLKPEGMATQVVARDRHAEFLSTLALIGASLERIAVEIRHLQRTEVREVEEPFVPGQKGSSAMPHKRNPVGAENITGLARLLRSYAQAAYEDVALWHERDISHSSVERVVLPDSCILLDYMLHRMGGILKDLIVYPEQMQRNLDLTGGLVYSQAVLLALVRTGLPRETAYRIVQDAAMRTWRGEGHLRDTLRTHPELPESADPHLWEAAFSPEPFMKNIDALYERVLGPETGA from the coding sequence ATGATTGAGCGTTACACCCGCAAGGACATGGGCGCCCTGTTTGAAACAGAACATCGCCTCCGGATTTGGCTGGAAGTCGAGAAAGCCGCCACGCGCGCGCTGATGGAAAAGGGGGCGGTGGACCCCGAAGCCGCCGGGCTCTTTCTCGAATCGTCTCCCGAGATCCGGGTGCAGAGGATGGAGGAGATCGAACGGGAAACCCGCCACGACGTCATCGCCTTCCTGACGATGATCTCCGAACAGATCCCGGCGCCTGCCCGGGCGATTCTCCACTTCGGCATGACCAGCCAGGATCTTGTCGACACGGCCCAGAGTCTTTTCCTTCTCGAGGCGATCGACCTTCTGCAGCGAGAAATGGACCGTTTTTCCGGCATTCTCCGCGAGCAGGCATTGCGGCACCGGGGGACCCTGACGGTCGGCCGGTCGCACGGCGTGCACGGGGAACCCATCGTGTTCGGGGTCAAGTTCCTCTCCTGGTATTCGGAGTTTGGCCGTCATAAAGAGAGGCTCCGGCATGCCCGCGAAACAATGAGGGTCGGCAAGATGTCCGGCGCCATGGGCACAGCGGTGCATATCGACCCGTTAACAGAAGAGGCGATCCTGTTTTCCCTGGGTCTGAAACCCGAAGGGATGGCAACACAGGTTGTCGCCCGGGACAGACACGCCGAGTTTTTGTCGACCCTGGCCCTGATCGGTGCGAGCCTGGAGCGGATCGCCGTCGAAATCCGGCATCTTCAGAGAACCGAAGTCCGGGAAGTGGAGGAGCCCTTCGTTCCCGGGCAGAAAGGGTCCTCGGCAATGCCGCACAAGAGGAACCCCGTCGGGGCCGAGAACATCACCGGTCTGGCGAGACTTTTGAGGTCCTATGCCCAGGCGGCCTATGAGGATGTCGCCCTCTGGCACGAACGGGACATCAGCCACTCTTCGGTCGAGCGGGTCGTTCTGCCGGACAGCTGCATCCTGCTCGATTATATGCTTCATCGCATGGGGGGCATTCTGAAAGATCTTATTGTCTACCCCGAGCAGATGCAACGGAATCTGGATCTGACGGGAGGTCTGGTCTATTCGCAGGCGGTTCTTCTCGCACTGGTCCGGACCGGACTCCCCCGGGAAACCGCCTACCGGATTGTTCAGGATGCCGCCATGCGGACATGGAGAGGGGAGGGGCATCTCCGCGATACACTCCGGACGCATCCGGAACTGCCGGAAAGCGCGGATCCCCACCTCTGGGAAGCGGCCTTTTCCCCGGAACCTTTCATGAAGAATATCGATGCACTCTACGAACGCGTTCTCGGACCGGAGACGGGTGCCTGA
- a CDS encoding acetate/propionate family kinase, with product MILIANPGSSTLKLSVHGEGRDPSPHTIELHDDPVVLDRSLRDWLDSREGHRADGFGVRIVHGGDRFIDPVLTTETVMEDLRKMSDLAPLHMEPALKTLEAIRRTAPGLPVVLSFDTAFHKTLPDRARHYAVPSDWVEKEGIRKFGFHGLSYDYIAWRLRSLVPPAGPRRTVALHLGNGASATALLDGQSIETTMGMTPLDGLVMGTRPGHLDPGVLLTLLRKGLSPGELEADLNHRSGLLGVSGVSSDYRDVERSAETGNLRAALAVELSSYRAAQAVGSLSVSLGGLDCLVFTGGIGEHSASFRKSVCDRLEFLGVRLDSGRNETGAKETMDRHISADDSPVGVWVLEAREDWTIARDVRRVLSGKNSLFPG from the coding sequence ATGATTCTGATCGCCAACCCCGGGTCGTCGACTCTCAAACTCTCTGTTCACGGGGAAGGCCGGGATCCCTCCCCTCACACGATCGAACTGCATGACGATCCGGTGGTCCTTGACCGTTCTCTCCGGGACTGGCTGGATTCCCGGGAAGGGCACCGGGCAGACGGGTTCGGAGTCCGGATCGTCCACGGAGGGGATCGTTTTATCGATCCCGTCCTGACGACGGAAACCGTGATGGAGGACCTGAGGAAAATGTCCGATCTGGCTCCGCTCCATATGGAACCGGCCCTGAAAACCCTCGAAGCCATCCGGAGAACAGCGCCCGGCCTTCCGGTTGTCCTGTCGTTCGACACAGCGTTCCACAAAACGCTGCCGGACAGGGCCCGGCACTATGCCGTTCCTTCCGACTGGGTTGAAAAAGAAGGTATCCGGAAATTCGGGTTTCATGGTCTGTCTTATGATTATATCGCCTGGCGCCTCCGGTCTCTTGTTCCGCCTGCCGGCCCCCGGAGGACCGTCGCCCTGCACCTGGGAAACGGAGCGTCCGCAACCGCCCTGCTCGATGGACAGTCGATCGAGACGACCATGGGAATGACACCTCTCGACGGTCTGGTCATGGGAACGAGACCGGGACATCTGGATCCTGGCGTTCTTCTGACTCTCCTCCGGAAAGGTCTGTCTCCCGGGGAACTGGAGGCCGATCTGAACCATCGGTCCGGCCTTCTCGGAGTCTCGGGTGTGTCCTCCGATTATCGGGACGTCGAACGATCCGCCGAAACAGGAAACCTCCGGGCGGCGCTGGCAGTGGAACTGTCGTCCTACCGGGCGGCACAGGCGGTGGGGTCGCTCTCCGTCTCTCTCGGAGGCCTGGATTGTCTCGTGTTCACCGGAGGCATCGGCGAGCACTCCGCTTCGTTCCGGAAATCGGTCTGCGACCGTCTGGAGTTTCTGGGCGTTCGTCTGGACTCCGGCAGGAACGAAACCGGAGCGAAAGAGACGATGGACAGACACATTTCTGCGGACGACTCTCCGGTCGGCGTGTGGGTTCTCGAAGCCCGCGAAGACTGGACGATCGCACGGGACGTCCGCCGGGTCCTGTCCGGGAAGAATTCCCTTTTTCCCGGATGA
- a CDS encoding class I SAM-dependent methyltransferase, which produces MKSASWPDRLFAAWYDRLMQKMEENTFRPVRKRLLKHARGHVLEIGVGTGANASFYEDRFVSGKVFLDSSFPMLQVALRKGICPPGTLVLGSGSELPFSTGIFDTVVVTLVLCSVNHWEQAIREIRRVLSPRGHLIVLEHVQSRHPVISFFQSVLTPVWKIPARGCHLDRPTDQTLGSCFEWIERDQIVLSGMPFVFGRLTPRPEPECSGNIADHSLPVAGEAR; this is translated from the coding sequence ATGAAAAGTGCGTCCTGGCCCGACCGGCTTTTTGCTGCATGGTACGACCGGTTGATGCAAAAGATGGAGGAGAACACCTTCCGTCCTGTGCGCAAGCGACTTCTGAAACATGCCCGCGGACATGTTCTGGAAATCGGTGTGGGAACAGGGGCCAATGCCTCATTCTATGAAGACCGGTTCGTCTCCGGCAAGGTCTTTCTCGACAGCTCTTTTCCCATGTTGCAGGTGGCTCTCCGGAAGGGGATCTGTCCGCCAGGAACACTGGTTCTGGGGTCCGGATCCGAACTGCCGTTTTCGACCGGAATCTTCGATACTGTCGTCGTCACACTGGTGCTCTGTTCGGTCAACCACTGGGAGCAGGCGATCCGGGAGATCCGGAGGGTCTTGAGCCCCCGGGGACATCTGATCGTGCTGGAACATGTTCAAAGCCGACATCCCGTCATCTCCTTTTTCCAGAGCGTTCTGACGCCTGTCTGGAAAATCCCGGCCCGCGGCTGTCACCTCGACCGGCCCACCGATCAGACTCTCGGTTCCTGTTTCGAGTGGATCGAACGAGACCAGATTGTCCTTTCCGGAATGCCGTTTGTGTTTGGCCGATTGACTCCCCGACCGGAACCGGAATGTTCCGGAAACATTGCCGACCATTCCCTGCCTGTCGCAGGAGAAGCACGATGA
- the purC gene encoding phosphoribosylaminoimidazolesuccinocarboxamide synthase, with the protein MEGHRLYEGKAKILYDRGDPDTLVQHFKDDATAFNAQKKGSILHKGAINCQLSAHLFELLEQEGIPTHFVERLTPVEMKVRRLSMVPLEVVLRNRYAGSLAKRLGQPEGGALPFPVLEWYYKRDDLGDPIVNRDHIRVLGVASEAILSDVERLGRKVNDILSGFFGRKDIVLADMKLEFGVERSGKVLLGDEISPDTCRFWDAKTGEKMDKDRFRRDLGQIEEYYLELFRRVVGHEPEF; encoded by the coding sequence TTGGAAGGGCACAGGCTCTACGAAGGCAAGGCGAAAATTCTTTACGACCGCGGAGATCCCGACACCCTTGTCCAGCACTTCAAGGACGATGCCACCGCCTTCAATGCACAGAAGAAAGGGAGCATTCTCCACAAAGGGGCGATCAACTGCCAGCTGTCGGCCCATCTTTTTGAGCTTCTGGAACAGGAAGGGATTCCGACCCACTTCGTGGAACGCCTCACTCCGGTGGAGATGAAGGTCCGCCGGCTTTCCATGGTTCCCCTGGAGGTGGTTCTCCGGAACCGCTATGCGGGGTCTCTGGCCAAACGTCTGGGGCAACCCGAAGGGGGAGCCCTTCCTTTTCCTGTTCTGGAGTGGTACTACAAGCGGGACGACCTTGGAGACCCGATCGTCAACCGGGACCATATCCGGGTCCTGGGCGTGGCGTCGGAGGCGATCCTGTCGGACGTCGAACGTCTTGGCCGAAAGGTGAACGACATTCTGTCCGGATTTTTCGGCCGGAAAGACATTGTCCTGGCGGATATGAAGCTTGAGTTCGGGGTGGAGAGGTCGGGAAAAGTTCTTCTGGGGGACGAGATCAGCCCGGACACCTGCCGCTTCTGGGACGCGAAAACCGGGGAAAAGATGGACAAGGACCGGTTCCGCCGGGATCTGGGACAAATCGAAGAATATTATCTGGAACTATTCAGGAGGGTAGTCGGTCATGAACCGGAGTTCTGA
- a CDS encoding bifunctional 3,4-dihydroxy-2-butanone-4-phosphate synthase/GTP cyclohydrolase II — MPTISIEEAIDRIRNGRMIILTDDEDRENEGDFVIAGQFATPEAINFMAKHGRGLICVTMSAEKADSLRLEPMTPVNEASFGTDFTISVDARDGISTGISAFDRAHTIQTIVRPDAKPSDLVRPGHIFPIRAKEGGVLKRAGQTEGSVDLAILAGIIPIGVICEILNEDGSMARFPDLEKVSREHDIPIATIRDLIAYRMKEEKLVVQVAEAELPTEFGEFRAIVFEDKVEQGPHIALVKGTIDPQKPVLVRVHSSCLTGDVFHSHRCDCGPQLREAMRMIEKEGTGVILYMNQEGRGIGLANKIKAYKLQDQGYDTVEANIKLGFKDDLRDYGIGAQILCQLGARKLRLMTNNPRKIVGLTGYGLEMVDRVPVEITPEDRNRRYLKTKKDKLGHLLSKI, encoded by the coding sequence TTGCCAACGATCAGTATAGAAGAAGCCATCGACCGCATCCGCAATGGCCGGATGATCATTCTGACGGATGACGAAGACCGCGAAAACGAAGGGGATTTTGTCATTGCGGGACAATTTGCGACCCCTGAAGCGATCAATTTCATGGCCAAGCACGGCAGGGGACTGATTTGTGTGACCATGAGCGCGGAAAAAGCCGACTCTCTCCGGCTTGAACCGATGACCCCTGTCAACGAAGCCTCCTTCGGAACGGACTTTACGATTTCCGTGGATGCCAGAGACGGGATATCGACAGGAATCTCCGCGTTCGACCGGGCCCATACCATCCAGACAATCGTCCGTCCGGACGCCAAGCCTTCGGACCTCGTCCGTCCTGGGCATATCTTTCCGATCCGTGCCAAGGAGGGCGGCGTCCTGAAGAGGGCCGGGCAGACGGAAGGATCGGTGGATCTTGCCATCCTCGCCGGGATCATTCCGATCGGGGTCATCTGCGAAATCCTGAACGAAGACGGCTCCATGGCCCGGTTTCCGGATCTGGAGAAGGTCTCCCGGGAGCATGATATTCCGATTGCCACGATCCGGGACCTGATTGCCTACCGGATGAAGGAGGAAAAGCTCGTGGTCCAGGTGGCGGAGGCCGAGCTTCCGACAGAGTTCGGCGAATTCCGGGCCATTGTCTTTGAAGACAAAGTCGAACAGGGCCCCCACATCGCCCTGGTGAAGGGAACGATCGATCCCCAGAAGCCCGTCCTCGTCCGGGTGCATTCCAGCTGCCTGACCGGGGATGTTTTCCACTCCCACCGCTGCGACTGCGGTCCCCAGCTCCGGGAGGCCATGCGCATGATCGAAAAGGAGGGAACCGGCGTCATTCTTTACATGAACCAGGAAGGCCGCGGCATCGGACTGGCCAACAAGATCAAGGCCTACAAGCTTCAGGATCAGGGGTACGATACGGTCGAGGCCAACATCAAGCTGGGATTCAAGGACGATTTGCGCGATTACGGGATCGGCGCCCAGATTCTCTGCCAGCTGGGGGCCCGGAAACTTCGTCTCATGACGAACAATCCCCGTAAAATTGTCGGTTTGACCGGTTACGGCCTTGAAATGGTGGACCGCGTGCCGGTGGAGATTACGCCGGAAGACCGGAACCGCCGCTACCTGAAAACCAAAAAAGACAAGCTGGGTCATCTGCTCAGCAAAATCTGA
- the nusB gene encoding transcription antitermination factor NusB — protein sequence MKPGSAGKKTKDPEGRFQSPFHKARIEVLQSLFAGEYLPGGPPPFTLTSTLPSQARLFRDRLGGTIREHRAEIDDTISRFSVDWSLDRMGRVDRNILRMGICEILFEPEVPFRVTIDESLELAHQFSEPEAVRFINGILHRIGTELAPAKAYASQEDGSPQPESGEKS from the coding sequence GTGAAGCCGGGATCTGCCGGAAAGAAAACGAAAGATCCGGAAGGACGCTTCCAGAGCCCTTTCCACAAGGCCCGCATCGAAGTGCTTCAATCCCTCTTTGCCGGAGAATACCTTCCGGGGGGTCCGCCTCCGTTTACCCTGACTTCGACTCTTCCAAGCCAGGCCCGTCTTTTTCGGGATCGTCTGGGAGGAACCATCCGCGAGCACCGTGCAGAAATCGACGATACGATTTCCCGCTTCTCGGTGGACTGGAGCCTCGACCGGATGGGCAGGGTCGACCGGAATATCCTGCGGATGGGAATCTGCGAAATTCTCTTTGAACCGGAGGTTCCCTTCCGGGTGACCATAGACGAATCGCTGGAACTCGCCCACCAGTTTTCCGAACCGGAAGCGGTCCGCTTCATCAACGGCATCCTTCACCGGATTGGAACGGAACTGGCCCCCGCAAAGGCTTATGCCTCTCAGGAAGACGGAAGCCCTCAACCGGAGTCCGGAGAAAAGTCGTGA